A DNA window from Actinomadura coerulea contains the following coding sequences:
- a CDS encoding MerR family transcriptional regulator, translating to MRIGELSRRTGVRAHQLRYYEAQGLLEADRGANGYREYDDAAVLRVKQIRHLLGAGLSSEDIAYLLPCAAGEAPELLGCPELLTAMRTRLRRLDDQMERLARSRDALAGFIGAAERTGGDGGPAFACVEPLPA from the coding sequence ATGCGGATCGGGGAGCTGAGCCGTCGAACGGGCGTCAGAGCCCACCAGCTGCGCTACTACGAGGCGCAGGGGCTGCTGGAGGCGGATCGCGGCGCGAACGGTTACCGCGAGTACGACGACGCGGCCGTACTGCGGGTGAAGCAGATCAGGCACCTGCTCGGGGCCGGTCTGTCCTCCGAGGACATCGCGTATCTGCTGCCCTGCGCGGCCGGGGAGGCCCCGGAGCTGCTCGGATGCCCCGAGCTGCTGACCGCGATGCGGACACGGCTGCGGCGACTGGACGATCAGATGGAGAGGCTCGCCCGATCCCGCGACGCCCTCGCCGGCTTCATCGGCGCCGCCGAGCGGACGGGCGGCGACGGCGGGCCGGCCTTCGCCTGCGTGGAGCCCCTTCCCGCCTGA
- a CDS encoding MATE family efflux transporter, which yields MTTPRRLASAHDREILRLAVPAFGALVAEPLFLLSDSAIVGHLGTAQLGGLGVAGQALNTLVYLCVFLAYGTTAGVARQVGAGDLPGAIRQGIDGMWLAVAIGAVLVVAGWPLVPWIVDAFGASPGVAPYAETYLRVSLFGIPSMLVVLAGTGVLRGLQDTRTPLLVSIGGFSLNLLLNAVFVMGLGWGIAGSAWGTVLAQTGSAVVYVAVVLRAARRHGLLVRPDWDGLRTSATAGFGLLVRTAALRVVLIVGTSIAARMGDPEIAAYQVGFQVWTLLAFALDAIAIAGQAITGRYLGASDITATRAVTRRMVWWGVGCGVVFGLAILVIRPWLPALFTSDGDVRDLLLASLLLVAALQPVAGVVFVLDGILIGAGDGAYLAVTTLVATAVFLPAALVVHRTDAGLAGLWAAIGLWMLTRMITLSLRARGDRWMVTGATR from the coding sequence ATGACGACCCCCCGGCGGCTCGCGAGCGCGCACGACCGCGAGATCCTGCGCCTCGCCGTGCCGGCCTTCGGCGCGCTCGTCGCCGAGCCCCTCTTCCTGCTGTCGGACTCGGCCATCGTCGGGCATCTCGGCACCGCGCAGCTGGGCGGGCTCGGGGTCGCCGGGCAGGCCCTCAACACGCTCGTCTACCTCTGCGTCTTCCTCGCCTACGGGACGACCGCGGGGGTGGCCCGCCAGGTCGGCGCGGGGGACCTGCCGGGGGCGATCAGGCAGGGCATCGACGGCATGTGGCTGGCGGTCGCGATCGGCGCCGTGCTGGTCGTGGCGGGCTGGCCGCTGGTCCCCTGGATCGTGGACGCGTTCGGAGCGTCCCCGGGCGTCGCGCCCTATGCCGAGACGTACCTGCGGGTGAGCCTGTTCGGGATTCCGTCGATGCTGGTCGTGCTGGCCGGGACCGGAGTACTGCGCGGCCTCCAGGACACGCGCACGCCCCTGCTCGTGTCGATCGGCGGTTTCTCGCTGAACCTGCTTCTCAACGCGGTGTTCGTCATGGGGCTCGGCTGGGGGATCGCCGGATCCGCTTGGGGCACCGTCCTCGCGCAGACCGGCAGTGCCGTCGTCTACGTGGCCGTGGTGCTGCGGGCGGCTCGGCGGCACGGCCTCTTGGTCCGCCCTGACTGGGATGGGTTGCGGACGTCCGCCACGGCCGGTTTCGGGCTGCTAGTTCGGACGGCGGCGCTGCGCGTCGTCCTCATCGTCGGGACGTCGATCGCGGCGCGCATGGGGGACCCGGAGATCGCCGCGTACCAGGTCGGGTTCCAGGTGTGGACGCTGCTGGCGTTCGCGCTCGACGCCATCGCGATCGCGGGGCAGGCCATCACCGGGCGCTACCTGGGCGCGTCCGACATCACCGCCACGCGGGCCGTCACGCGGCGGATGGTCTGGTGGGGCGTCGGCTGCGGTGTCGTGTTCGGCCTGGCCATCCTCGTGATCCGGCCGTGGCTGCCCGCCCTGTTCACCTCCGACGGCGACGTCCGGGACCTCCTGCTCGCCTCACTGCTCCTCGTGGCGGCGCTGCAGCCGGTCGCCGGGGTGGTGTTCGTCCTGGACGGCATCCTGATCGGGGCGGGCGACGGCGCCTACCTCGCTGTGACGACGCTGGTCGCCACGGCCGTCTTCCTGCCCGCCGCCCTCGTCGTCCACCGGACGGACGCGGGACTGGCCGGCCTCTGGGCCGCGATCGGCCTGTGGATGCTGACCCGGATGATCACGTTGAGCCTGCGCGCCCGCGGCGACCGGTGGATGGTCACCGGCGCCACCC
- a CDS encoding PadR family transcriptional regulator, with the protein MSLRNAVLATLLEGEASGYDLSKSFDAGVANFWMATPQQLYRELDKMAADGLIQARVVQQERRPNKRLFSLTEAGRRALHEFTARPPRPGAMREELMVQVQAVDAGDAEAVMAALRERRAWAESKIARFERLRARFLDGRTEEEYLAAADRIGPYLTLMRGLAFERENLRWCEETLTILDRRTTAHPLKS; encoded by the coding sequence ATGTCGTTGCGGAACGCGGTCCTGGCCACGCTTCTGGAAGGCGAGGCGTCCGGGTACGACCTGTCCAAGAGCTTCGACGCCGGTGTGGCCAACTTCTGGATGGCCACTCCCCAGCAGCTCTACCGGGAGCTGGACAAGATGGCCGCCGACGGGCTGATCCAGGCACGCGTCGTCCAGCAGGAGCGCCGCCCCAACAAGCGCCTGTTCTCCCTCACCGAGGCCGGCCGCCGCGCCCTGCACGAGTTCACCGCCAGGCCCCCGCGGCCCGGCGCGATGCGCGAGGAGCTGATGGTCCAGGTCCAGGCGGTGGACGCGGGGGACGCCGAGGCCGTCATGGCCGCCCTCCGCGAGCGCCGGGCCTGGGCAGAATCCAAGATCGCCCGCTTCGAGCGGCTCCGGGCCCGCTTCCTCGACGGCCGCACCGAGGAGGAGTACCTGGCCGCCGCCGACCGGATCGGCCCCTACCTCACCCTCATGCGCGGCCTGGCGTTCGAGCGCGAGAACCTCCGCTGGTGCGAGGAGACCCTGACCATCCTCGACCGCCGCACCACCGCCCACCCCCTGAAGAGCTGA
- a CDS encoding nuclear transport factor 2 family protein: protein MHPFRRAVEAGDTAAIAGLLADDAVFTSPVVFKPYRGKAITAAIVRAAARVFEDIRYVREIVGADGRDHALMFQATVNGRQVHGCDFLHIDEDGLIDELTVMVRPLSGATALAEAMGAQFEQIEREVLSS, encoded by the coding sequence ATGCATCCGTTCAGGCGGGCGGTGGAGGCGGGGGACACGGCGGCGATCGCGGGGCTCCTGGCCGACGACGCCGTGTTCACCAGCCCGGTCGTGTTCAAGCCGTACCGCGGCAAGGCGATCACGGCGGCGATCGTGCGGGCCGCGGCGCGGGTGTTCGAGGACATCCGCTACGTGCGGGAGATCGTCGGCGCGGACGGCCGCGACCACGCGCTCATGTTCCAGGCGACCGTGAACGGCCGGCAGGTGCACGGGTGCGACTTCCTCCACATCGACGAGGACGGGCTGATCGACGAGCTGACGGTCATGGTGCGCCCGCTGTCGGGGGCCACCGCGCTGGCCGAGGCGATGGGCGCGCAGTTCGAGCAGATCGAGCGCGAGGTCCTCAGCTCCTGA
- a CDS encoding NAD(P)-dependent oxidoreductase — protein sequence MGNNTDIPVTVIGLGLMGQALAGTFLKAGHPVTVWNRTASKADPLLDAGARLAPTIGDALESGPLTIVCLTDYQAVREVLDTTEPDGTTLVNLTSGSSAQAREAARWAEGRGARYLDGAIMAVPPAIGTDEAVILHSGPRPDFEAHESALRTLGTVTYLGEDPGLASLYDVAGLAMMWGVLNAWLQGTALLGTAGVDAATYAPFARQIAAVVAGWLPGYAEQIDRGSYPAEVSALETDARAMAHLVEESEAAGVDAGLPKLFRAMADRAIAAGHGAEQYPVLIDEFRIPRIPR from the coding sequence ATGGGCAACAACACCGACATCCCCGTGACGGTAATCGGACTCGGCCTGATGGGCCAAGCACTGGCCGGCACGTTCCTGAAAGCCGGACACCCCGTGACCGTGTGGAACCGCACCGCCTCCAAGGCCGACCCGCTCCTGGACGCGGGCGCGCGACTGGCGCCGACGATCGGCGACGCGCTCGAAAGCGGTCCGTTGACGATCGTCTGCCTCACCGACTACCAGGCCGTGCGGGAGGTCCTCGACACGACCGAGCCGGACGGCACGACGCTGGTCAACCTCACCTCGGGCAGCTCGGCCCAGGCGCGGGAGGCCGCCCGGTGGGCCGAGGGGCGCGGCGCCCGCTACCTGGACGGCGCCATCATGGCCGTCCCGCCGGCGATCGGGACCGACGAGGCGGTGATCCTGCACAGCGGGCCGCGCCCGGACTTCGAGGCGCACGAGTCGGCACTGCGCACCCTCGGCACCGTCACCTACCTCGGCGAGGACCCCGGGCTCGCGTCCCTCTACGACGTCGCGGGCCTGGCCATGATGTGGGGCGTCCTGAACGCCTGGCTCCAGGGCACCGCCCTGCTCGGGACGGCCGGTGTCGACGCCGCGACGTACGCGCCGTTCGCGCGGCAGATCGCCGCCGTGGTGGCCGGATGGCTACCCGGATACGCCGAGCAGATCGACCGCGGCTCCTACCCGGCCGAGGTGTCGGCCCTGGAGACCGACGCGCGGGCGATGGCGCACCTGGTCGAGGAGAGCGAGGCGGCCGGCGTCGACGCCGGGCTGCCGAAGCTGTTCAGGGCGATGGCCGACCGCGCGATCGCCGCAGGGCACGGAGCGGAGCAGTACCCCGTCCTGATCGACGAGTTCCGCATCCCCCGCATCCCGCGGTGA
- a CDS encoding helix-turn-helix domain-containing protein, producing the protein MPGRGAPVPSVRLEPDVLFVDDGDVLTAAGSAAALDLGLHLVRRDRGAEIANAVSRRLVFAGHRDGGQRQFVERPVPAIPDTSLAPVLAWAQERLDQPLTVADLAARAATSAATLHRRFQAELGTTPLAWLNAERVALACRLIERGELRLEAVARASGLGTPANLRTRVRRQTGLSPSAYRARFAASSKV; encoded by the coding sequence GTGCCCGGGCGTGGGGCGCCGGTCCCGTCGGTGCGGCTCGAACCGGATGTGCTGTTCGTGGACGACGGTGACGTGCTCACCGCGGCGGGCAGCGCCGCCGCACTCGATCTCGGCCTGCACCTCGTGCGCCGCGACCGCGGTGCGGAGATCGCCAACGCCGTCAGCCGCCGCCTGGTCTTCGCCGGGCACCGCGACGGCGGCCAGCGGCAGTTCGTCGAACGTCCCGTCCCCGCGATCCCGGACACCTCGCTGGCGCCCGTCCTGGCCTGGGCCCAGGAGCGCCTCGATCAGCCGCTGACCGTCGCCGACCTGGCCGCCCGCGCCGCGACCAGCGCCGCCACGCTGCACCGCCGCTTCCAGGCCGAACTCGGCACCACCCCGCTGGCCTGGCTGAACGCCGAGCGGGTCGCGCTGGCATGCAGGCTCATCGAAAGAGGCGAACTCCGCCTGGAGGCCGTCGCGCGCGCGAGCGGCCTCGGCACCCCCGCCAACCTGCGCACTCGGGTGCGCCGCCAGACGGGCCTCAGCCCGTCCGCCTACCGCGCCCGGTTCGCCGCGTCGTCCAAGGTCTGA
- a CDS encoding NUDIX domain-containing protein — protein sequence MASAVPQDEPFGVAVILTDRLGRVLMHLRDDVPGIAWPGYWSLPSGLAEPGETPAEAVSRELREETGLSLSLTQRLEHPPGPDGDRVVFFTGFWHGDPATIPLTEGVKLEFYPPSGLAGLRVPPFVTEALQQLQDVGLLGGAADEVDL from the coding sequence GTGGCCAGCGCTGTCCCGCAGGACGAGCCGTTCGGAGTGGCGGTGATCCTCACCGATCGCCTCGGACGGGTCCTGATGCATCTGCGAGACGATGTCCCCGGCATCGCATGGCCGGGGTACTGGTCGTTGCCGAGCGGCCTGGCCGAGCCGGGCGAGACCCCGGCGGAAGCGGTGTCCAGGGAACTGCGCGAGGAGACGGGGCTCAGCCTCTCCCTGACGCAACGGCTGGAGCATCCGCCGGGGCCCGACGGTGATCGTGTCGTGTTCTTCACCGGGTTCTGGCACGGGGATCCGGCGACGATCCCGCTGACCGAGGGCGTGAAGCTGGAGTTCTATCCGCCGTCCGGTCTGGCGGGCTTGCGCGTCCCGCCGTTCGTCACCGAAGCTCTCCAGCAGCTCCAGGACGTGGGGCTACTCGGCGGCGCGGCAGACGAGGTCGACCTCTGA
- the dnaB gene encoding replicative DNA helicase, with the protein MSVADIGPQEHEFERTPPHDISAEQGVLGGMLLSQDAIAEVVEMLRTPDFYRPAHQIIYDVVLDLYGRGDPADAVTVAGELTKNGEIGRIGGAPYLHTLISLVPTAANAGYYAKIVHERAVLRRLVEAGTRIVQMGYAADGADADEVLDRAQAEVFAIAEKRAGEDYVALSEIMPGALDEIEAIGSRGGQMVGCPTGFADLDALTNGLHPGQMIVVAARPAMGKALHVATPLPTPAGWTTMGEVRPGDHLIGADGRPTRVVAATEVMHGRPCYEIEFSDGEVVVADAQHQWRTTTGEGASQDASSLPGRRPAPADVRQPVPTVAEAACRGLFTGQGNARVRATAGMGAGPCTHRLTADARPATARQPGSHHAELVHAANRRSSVTGTGGGTPSGSPSPGAGTPVGRATAPPHVGEAVQRIETTEQIFAALHGGPRRAVEFAAAFDLPEADLPLDPYVLGAWLGAGDDDEARITCLDGAVITGIEATGQETAAEAVFGCHLLPGTRERLASLGLLGAKHIPSRYLRASAAQRRALLAGLLDVCGHISPDGRVDVAVPSARLADGVRELLLSLGHDVATTADPAGEDLWRMTFVPAETVFRLPRKAARQRADVPGNPPARYIVDVRPVESVPVRCVQVDNDDHMYLAGRSCIPTHNSTLALDFARAASIKHGLTSAFFSLEMGRNEITMRLLSAEARVALHAMRSGTMQDEDWTRLARRMSEVAEAPLFIDDSPNMSMMEIRAKCRRLKQQHDLRLVIIDYLQLMTSGKRVESRQVEVSEFSRSLKLLAKELGVPVIALSQLNRGPEQRTDKKPMVSDLRESGSIEQDADMVILLHREDAYEKESPRAGEADLIVAKHRNGPTATVTVAFQGHYSRFVDMAQ; encoded by the coding sequence GTGAGCGTTGCGGATATCGGGCCGCAGGAGCACGAGTTCGAGCGCACCCCCCCGCACGACATCTCGGCCGAGCAGGGCGTGCTCGGCGGGATGCTGCTGTCCCAGGACGCCATCGCCGAGGTCGTGGAGATGCTGCGCACCCCCGACTTCTACCGTCCCGCCCACCAGATCATCTACGACGTCGTCCTCGACCTCTACGGCCGGGGCGACCCCGCCGACGCCGTCACCGTCGCCGGCGAGCTCACCAAGAACGGCGAGATCGGCCGCATCGGCGGCGCCCCCTACCTGCACACCCTGATCTCCCTGGTCCCCACCGCGGCCAACGCCGGGTACTACGCCAAGATCGTCCACGAGCGCGCGGTCCTGCGCCGCTTGGTCGAGGCCGGCACCCGCATCGTGCAGATGGGCTACGCCGCCGACGGCGCCGACGCCGACGAGGTCCTCGACCGCGCCCAGGCCGAGGTCTTCGCCATCGCCGAGAAGCGCGCCGGCGAGGACTACGTCGCGCTGAGCGAGATCATGCCGGGGGCCCTGGACGAGATCGAGGCGATCGGCAGCCGCGGCGGCCAGATGGTCGGCTGCCCCACCGGCTTCGCCGACCTCGACGCCCTCACCAACGGCCTGCACCCCGGCCAGATGATCGTGGTCGCCGCACGGCCCGCCATGGGCAAGGCGCTGCACGTCGCCACGCCGCTTCCGACCCCGGCCGGGTGGACGACGATGGGCGAGGTCCGGCCCGGCGACCATCTGATCGGAGCCGACGGAAGGCCGACCCGCGTGGTCGCGGCGACCGAGGTGATGCACGGCCGCCCCTGCTACGAGATCGAGTTCTCCGACGGCGAGGTCGTCGTCGCCGACGCCCAGCACCAGTGGCGCACCACCACCGGAGAGGGCGCCTCCCAGGATGCCTCCTCCCTTCCCGGTCGGCGGCCGGCCCCGGCCGACGTCCGGCAGCCCGTTCCCACCGTCGCCGAGGCCGCTTGCCGCGGCCTTTTCACAGGTCAAGGAAACGCCCGCGTCCGCGCGACCGCGGGCATGGGCGCAGGGCCGTGCACACACCGCCTGACCGCTGACGCGCGCCCCGCCACGGCGCGGCAGCCCGGTTCGCACCACGCTGAGCTCGTCCACGCCGCCAACCGCCGGTCCTCGGTGACCGGCACCGGCGGCGGGACGCCCTCGGGTTCACCGTCCCCCGGGGCCGGCACCCCGGTAGGCCGCGCGACCGCGCCGCCGCACGTGGGCGAGGCCGTCCAGCGGATCGAGACGACCGAGCAGATCTTCGCGGCCCTTCACGGGGGGCCCCGCCGCGCCGTGGAGTTCGCCGCCGCGTTCGACCTCCCCGAGGCAGACCTGCCGCTCGACCCCTACGTCCTCGGCGCGTGGCTCGGTGCCGGTGACGATGACGAGGCCCGCATCACCTGCCTGGACGGCGCCGTCATCACCGGGATCGAGGCCACCGGCCAGGAGACCGCCGCGGAGGCCGTCTTCGGGTGCCACCTCCTGCCCGGCACACGCGAGCGGCTCGCTTCGCTCGGCCTGCTCGGCGCCAAGCACATCCCCTCCCGGTATCTGCGGGCCTCCGCCGCTCAGCGGCGGGCGCTGCTGGCCGGGCTGCTCGACGTCTGCGGGCACATCTCCCCGGACGGCCGCGTCGACGTCGCCGTCCCGTCCGCGCGCCTCGCGGACGGCGTGCGCGAGCTCCTCCTCAGCCTCGGCCACGACGTCGCCACGACCGCCGACCCCGCCGGAGAAGACCTCTGGCGGATGACCTTCGTCCCCGCCGAGACGGTGTTCCGGCTGCCGCGCAAGGCCGCCCGGCAGCGTGCGGACGTCCCCGGGAACCCACCGGCGCGGTACATCGTGGACGTCCGGCCCGTCGAGAGCGTGCCGGTCAGGTGCGTCCAGGTCGACAACGACGACCACATGTACCTGGCGGGGCGCTCCTGCATCCCCACGCACAACTCGACGCTCGCCCTCGACTTCGCCCGAGCCGCGTCCATCAAGCACGGGCTGACCTCGGCCTTCTTCAGCCTGGAGATGGGGCGCAACGAGATCACGATGCGGCTGCTGTCCGCGGAGGCGCGGGTGGCGCTCCACGCGATGCGGTCCGGAACCATGCAGGACGAGGACTGGACCCGCCTCGCCCGGCGCATGAGCGAGGTCGCCGAGGCTCCGCTGTTCATCGACGACTCCCCGAACATGTCGATGATGGAGATCCGCGCGAAGTGCCGCCGCCTCAAGCAGCAGCACGACCTGCGCCTGGTGATCATCGACTACCTGCAGCTGATGACGTCGGGCAAGCGCGTCGAGAGCCGCCAGGTCGAGGTCTCGGAGTTCTCCCGCTCGCTGAAGCTCCTCGCCAAGGAGCTGGGCGTCCCGGTCATCGCGCTCTCCCAGCTCAACCGAGGTCCCGAGCAGCGGACGGACAAGAAGCCCATGGTGTCCGACCTTCGCGAATCGGGCAGCATCGAGCAGGATGCGGACATGGTGATCCTGCTGCACCGGGAGGACGCCTACGAGAAGGAGTCGCCGCGCGCCGGCGAGGCCGACCTGATCGTCGCCAAGCACCGCAACGGCCCGACCGCCACCGTGACGGTCGCCTTCCAGGGCCACTACAGCCGTTTCGTCGACATGGCCCAGTGA